From the Archangium lipolyticum genome, the window CGCCGCGCCGTGGTGGGAGACCCCACGGACGCGAAGACGGAGGTGGGCCCGCTGGCCACGGCGAGCATCCGCGACGGGCTGCACGACCAGGTGGAGCGCAGCATGGCCTCGGGGGCGAAGCTGCTGCTCGGGGGACTCAAGCCGCCCGGCCCCGGCTTCTGGTACCCGCCCACCGTGCTGGCCAACCCCCCTCCGGGCACTCCGGCCTACGGCGAGGAGATGTTCGGCCCCGTCGCCGTCCTCTTCCGCGCGAAGGACGCGAAGGACGCGCTGCGCCTCGCCAACGACTCACCCTACGGACTGGGCTCCTCGGTGTGGACGCGCGACGAGGCCGAGCAGCGCCTCTTCATCGACGGGCTGGAGGCCGGCTCCGTGTTCATCAACGGCATGGTGGCGAGCGACACCCGCCTGCCCTTCGGCGGGGTGAAGGCCTCGGGCCACGGGCGCGAGCTGGCACGCCACGGGCTGCTCGAGTTCCTCAACATCAAGACGGTGCGCGTGGCGCACCCATCCTCGCTCCCGGACCGGACGCAGGCCCAGGCTAACGAGTAGGCACCCGCTCGCGCGGCGGCGCATCGCGGTGGACCTCTTCCACCGCCTCGGCCACCGCGTCCATCTCCAGGCCGAGCTGCTCCACGCTCCGGCGCAGCCCCGCGCCCGCCACGTCCGCGCTCGCCGCGTCCGCCGAGCGCACCCGCAGCACCTGCGTGTAGAGGTTCTCCAGCGTGTAGTAGAGGCGCATGTGCTCGGCCTCCAGCCGCGAGGCCGCCGTGGCCAGCTCCGCCCGCTGCCGCCGCTGCTCGTCCAGCAGGCGCAGCGCCCCCTCCAGCCGCTCCTTCACCACCGCGTCGCGCTCGGACTCCACCCGGGCCGACAGCTGCGCGCGCTCGTCCTCCAGCCGGCGCTCGTCCTCGGGCGAGGAGAGCGAGCGCAGCTCCCGCTCGCGGCGCACCAGCTCGTGGCAGCTCTTGCGCAACCCCTCCACCGTCTGCTCCGGCTGGTGCACCACCTCCCGCAGCACCCCCGGCCCCGAGCGCAGCTCCGCCAGCAGCTTGTCGCACAGCGTGTCCACCCGCGCCTTCCTCGGGTCCTCCGACGCCCCGGGGGCCACGGTCTTCTCCGGCTCCCCGGAGGCCTCCTCGCCTTCGGACTCGAGCGCGGCCGTCCCCTCCCGCTTGCCCTCCTGGAGCCGGTGCTGCCGGGCGCGGCCCAGGATGCTCGCCGAGGATATCCCCAGGCCGAGCGCCACGAAGACGAGCCACCACATCTGAGGGCGGAGGAACGCCATCCCCGTGAGCACGAGCGAGGCCATGGCGAACACCCACCCCACCAACGGCTCGGCCTCCTCGTTGCGCCGCTGCCGCTTCAGGGCGCGCCGCTGCTCGCGCACCATCTGCCGTTGCAGTTGCCGCTCCAACTTGCGGCGCTCCCGCTTGCCCAGGTTCTGCCCCCACTCCTCCCACCTCCGCGCCTGCTGCTCGCCCCACCGCTCCCACTTGCGGACCTGGTGGTCCACCCGCGCCTCCCAGTCCTTCCCGTGGTGGCGCGCCCACTTCTCCCGCTCCTGGGCCTCGTAGCGCGCCCACATCTCCATCCATCGGGCATGGTGTTTCTGGCCCTCGGCGAGGGCCTCCATCATGCGGCGCAGGTGCTTCTGGAGCGGGGATTCCGGAGGAGAACCGGGGGGTTGAGGTGGAAAGGGTGGTTGCGGAGCCATGGCGAGCGCCTCCTCTGGAACCACGATTGCACCGATTCCACCCTCCGGCCAGGGAAGCCGTTGGCTTCCGAATCCTCCTCCGGGGGATGGAAGCACCGGGCTCACCTGTTGGCGGGCCCGCGGAGTTTGCCCTTCCACGCCAAATGATCGAAGAAGAGAAAGCGCTGGGGGGGCGCAAGGGGACGCAGGTGTCGAGGACTGAGGCAGAGGGATTCGGACCCGAGGTGATTCGCGCGCTGCGCGGAGGGTTGAGTCGCGCGGCTTTCGCCCGGCAGCTCGGTGTGACGCCCTTGACGGTGTACCGCTGGGAGCTGCCGCAGGCCGCCCCGCAGGCCCGGCGGCCGAGGGGCCGGGGGGCCCAGGCGCTGCGACTGTTCGCCGAAGGGGGCCAGCCAGCCCTGCCGCCGCCTCCCGCGCGCCTGGGCCTGATGCGTCAGGAGGTGTCACGCGAGGAGCGGGCCCTGCTGGCGCCCTGCCATGCGCTGCTGCGGCGGGCCGAGTGGCGGGCCGCGGAGGACGCCCTGCTGGCGGTGCTGGCCTCGGGCGGGCTGCGCTCCGTGGGGGCGCGCGCCCTGGCCGCGGTGGGCCTGGCCTACGCATACCGCTGGGGCCACGAGGACGTGCGGCGGGCCTTCACGCTGCTGCTGCCCCACCTGGCCGAGGCCGACGCGGGCCTGCTGCCCGAGGCCGTCGAGGTGCACGTGCACGCGATGGCCGCCAACCTCTTCGCCTCACCGGACGGCCGGCTCTTCGACCTGGGCAAGGTGAACGTGCACGTGGCACGCGCCGAGGCGCTGCTGCGGCCCAACGTCTTCGCGAGCGCGGAGGCCCGCTGCCACCTGCGCATCGCGGAGATGTCCGCGGCCTTCTACATGGGCGCGCCCGAGCTCATCTCCCGCCAGGAAGGACGCGTGGAGGAGGCACTGGCCGGGGTGTCGGACCCCACGATGCGGCTGGTGGGCGCGGACGCGCTCGCGCACGAGGCCGCCTTCCGGGGCGAGGTCTCGCTGGCCACCCGGCGCTTCCGCGAGCTGGCGCGGGAAGCGGCGCGCGAGGGTTATGCCTTCATGGAGGCGCGCGCCCTGGCCTTCCTGGCGCAGCGCCGGCTGGACGAGGCGGCCGAGCCCGACGAGGCGCTCGCGCTGGTGCGCCGTGCCCGGGAGCTGGCCTGGGACGGGCGGGGGGCGCGGGGCTTCACCTTCATCTTCGCCGCGCGCGCGGAGGCGGACGCCCTGCTGCGGCTGGCCCGCTTCGCCGAGGCCGAGGCGGTGCTGGACGAGGGCGACGCGGTGCTGGAGGAGCACGGCTGGACGCCCCAGCATCTGGCGTTGCAGCGCGCCCGCTTCCTGTACCTCACCGGGCGCTACGCGGACATGCGCCGGCTGGCGGCGCGGCTCTCGGGCTACGCCGGGTCCCACCTGCAGGCCCACACCCACGCCACCGGCTGCTGGGTGGAGGCGCTGGTGGACTGGGCCGAGGGCCACGCGCAGCGGGCCGCGGAGGGCTTCGCCCACACCCAGGCCCGCATCCAGGAGGGGGGCGGCTGGCCCATCCTGCGGCGCGACTGCCTCGTCGCCGAGGTGGGAGCGCGCGCCGCCGCGGGCCAGCTCCCGGAGGCCCGCACCGCGCTGCGCCGGGCCCGCACCCTGCTGGAGCAGTGCCCTTCCGCCTGGAGCACCGCGCTGCTCCACCGCCACGAGGGCGCCCTGCTCGCGCGCGAGGGGCGCTCGCGCGAGGCCCGCGAGAAGCTGGAGGCCTCGCTGGCCACCTTCACCCTCGCGGGAGACCGCCCCGAGACCGCCCTCACCCGCCGCACGCTCGCCCAGGCGGCGCGCGCCGGAGGCGAGCCCGGCGCCGAGGCCCGGCTCATCCAGAGTGAGGAGGAGCTGCGGCGCCACGGCATCACCCCGCCCCCTGACTTCAGCCCGGAGCCGCTCCCCACGCCGGTGCAGGTGCAGGAGGCCCCCGCGTCCGACGGCGCCCCCCGGTTGGGCGCCGAGTCCCTGATGGTGCCCTTCGAGCGGCTGGCCGTGCGGGGCATGGGCGCGCCGCTCATCCAGCGCGAGCTGGTGAGGGTGCTGGAGGGCCTCTTCCCCGGCCTCGGCCCCCGCCTGGAGGAGCTGGACTCGCAGGGCCGGGCCACGCTGCTGCTGGGAGAGGAAGGCGTCCCCGCCAGCGAGTGGGTGGAGTTCGGCGATGGGTGTGGCCGCCGGCTGCGCGTGGGCGTGGCGGGCCCCCTGCCGGCGGATGGCCGGGCGCTGCTCACCGCGCTGGCGCGGCTGGCGGGCTTCGCGCTGGAGGTGGCGGTGCTGCGCGGTTTCGCCCACGTGGAGCCTCCCGCGGGCGAGCCCGAGAGCGCCCCCGAGGTGCCCGGCTTCATCGCCGCCTCCCCCGCCATGCGCAAGCTGAAGGGGGAGCTGGCGGGGCTGAGCGGCTCGCGCGCCACCGTCATCGTCACCGGCGAGTCCGGCAGCGGCAAGGAGGTGGTGGCACGCGCCCTCCACCGGCTGTCGGTGCGGGCGGAGCGGCCCTATGTGGCCTTCAACTGCGCCGCGGTGCCGCGCGAGCTCTTCGAGGGCCAGCTCTTCGGCTACCGGCGCGGCGCCTACACGGGCGCGGCCACGGACCACCCGGGTGTCATCCGCACGGCCCACGGTGGCACGCTCTTCCTGGACGAGATTGGCGAGCTGCCGCTCGAGGTGCAGCCCAAGCTGCTGCGCTTCCTGGAGAACGGCGAGGTCTTCCCCCTGGGCGAGACGCGGCCCGCGCAGGTGGACGTGCGCGTCATCGCCGCCACACACAGGGACCTGGGACAGCTGGTGCGCGAAGGCCGCTTCCGCGAGGACCTGTACTACCGGCTGCAGGTGGTGCCCCTGAGGGTGCCCCCGCTGCGCGAGCGGCGCGAGGACGTGGTGGCCCTGGCGCGCCACTTCGTGAACCAGCTCACCCCGGCGGGACAGGAGCCGCCGCAGCTCGCGCCGGACGCGCTGGCCGCGCTGGTGGCGCACTCCTGGCCGGGCAACGTGCGCGAGCTGCGCAACGCCATCGAGCGCTCGCTGGCCTTCGGGCCACTGCCGACGGTGCTGGGGGCGGACAGGCTGCGCATCCGGGGCTGATGACGCTGGCGTCAGGGCGGTGGGGCATACTGGAGGACAGTGCCCACGCCGCAGGAGGCTCCGCATGACCGACCCCATCCGCCCTGGTCTTTCCTCTCTCCTCCAGACGGCCACCCAGGTGGCACGCACCGTCACCGAGGTCGCGAAGAAGGTGGGTGAGCAGGTGGCGTCCGCGGCAGGCAACGCCGCGAGCACGGCCCAGAGCGTCTTCGAGGCGGCCAGCAACGCCCCCGCGGTGGTGGACATCAACGGAGGCACACCCGTTTCCCAGGGCCCGGTGGTGCGGGATGGCGGCCCGGCCACGGCGCTCGCCTGGGCCAACGAGCAGATGGGCAACACCGGCTACGACGACGCGTGCCTCAACTTCGTGATCCGCGCGTACGCCATCCACCAGACCGCCGCGCGGGCTCCGGAGATCAACTACGCCAGTGGCACCAACAACGCCATCGGCGCCTTCAACGGCCTCCAGCGGGAAGACAAGATAAGGACAGCGAGCCCGGAGACCCCGTTGGACGCGGGCGCCATCGTCTTCTTCGATGCCACCGAGGACAACGACGACGATGGCCACATCTGCATCGCCACGGGCCGCATGGCGGCGGATGGCACCCCCGAGGTCATCACCTCCGGCTACGAGGGCGCCCCGGGCGTGCACCTCTCGTCCATCGGCCAGCTCATCGAGGACTCGGGCCCGTACCTCGGCTACACCACGCCCGAGCTGGCCTTCGCGGAGGGGATGTGGCCCGGCCCCTCGGAAACCAGCGCCAGCGGGGGTGCCACACCGACCGCCGCGCCCCGGCCCACCACCACTCCGGAGGCCACCAACCCCTCGGGCAACGCGCCCCAGGCGTGGAACAACACCTGCGGCGCCAACGCCCTCATGTCCATGGAGGCCTCGTTGGATCCGGAACGCGCGGCCCGGTTCGCGACCCTGTCCCCCGACGAGCGCGCGGCCTATGAGGGCGCGGTGCTCCGCTCGCATCCGGACAACGACGGCTTCGCGCTGGGCTCGCGGCCGGGCGGCACCACGACGGGCTGGGGCCTGGACATGATGAAGTGGCAGGTGAGCGATCGCTTCGGCGGCGAGGCCACCGTGGTCAAACCCGACAATCGCAAACAGGCCGTGGACGCGCTCACCACGCAGCTGGCCGAGGGCAAGCCCGTGGCCATCGGACTCGCCGACCACTGGCTGAGCGCCACGGCGATGCGGCAGGGAGAGTCCGGGCAGGAGCTCCTCATCCACGACTCGTGGACGGGCACGAGCGCATGGGTCCCCGAGGCCGACCTGCGCGAGCCGGGCAGCGGCTGGATGCGCACGTACTTCCCGAACGCGCCCTTCGAGGGGGCCATCCACCTGCTCGTGGCCCCGGGAGAACCCGTGCTGGAGCCGGACTCCGTCTACCGCGGGACCGAGGCCGGCCTGCTCGAGGGCGTCCGCGCCGAGATGCGCTGAGTCGTGACGG encodes:
- a CDS encoding AAA family ATPase — encoded protein: MAPQPPFPPQPPGSPPESPLQKHLRRMMEALAEGQKHHARWMEMWARYEAQEREKWARHHGKDWEARVDHQVRKWERWGEQQARRWEEWGQNLGKRERRKLERQLQRQMVREQRRALKRQRRNEEAEPLVGWVFAMASLVLTGMAFLRPQMWWLVFVALGLGISSASILGRARQHRLQEGKREGTAALESEGEEASGEPEKTVAPGASEDPRKARVDTLCDKLLAELRSGPGVLREVVHQPEQTVEGLRKSCHELVRRERELRSLSSPEDERRLEDERAQLSARVESERDAVVKERLEGALRLLDEQRRQRAELATAASRLEAEHMRLYYTLENLYTQVLRVRSADAASADVAGAGLRRSVEQLGLEMDAVAEAVEEVHRDAPPRERVPTR
- a CDS encoding sigma 54-interacting transcriptional regulator codes for the protein MSRAAFARQLGVTPLTVYRWELPQAAPQARRPRGRGAQALRLFAEGGQPALPPPPARLGLMRQEVSREERALLAPCHALLRRAEWRAAEDALLAVLASGGLRSVGARALAAVGLAYAYRWGHEDVRRAFTLLLPHLAEADAGLLPEAVEVHVHAMAANLFASPDGRLFDLGKVNVHVARAEALLRPNVFASAEARCHLRIAEMSAAFYMGAPELISRQEGRVEEALAGVSDPTMRLVGADALAHEAAFRGEVSLATRRFRELAREAAREGYAFMEARALAFLAQRRLDEAAEPDEALALVRRARELAWDGRGARGFTFIFAARAEADALLRLARFAEAEAVLDEGDAVLEEHGWTPQHLALQRARFLYLTGRYADMRRLAARLSGYAGSHLQAHTHATGCWVEALVDWAEGHAQRAAEGFAHTQARIQEGGGWPILRRDCLVAEVGARAAAGQLPEARTALRRARTLLEQCPSAWSTALLHRHEGALLAREGRSREAREKLEASLATFTLAGDRPETALTRRTLAQAARAGGEPGAEARLIQSEEELRRHGITPPPDFSPEPLPTPVQVQEAPASDGAPRLGAESLMVPFERLAVRGMGAPLIQRELVRVLEGLFPGLGPRLEELDSQGRATLLLGEEGVPASEWVEFGDGCGRRLRVGVAGPLPADGRALLTALARLAGFALEVAVLRGFAHVEPPAGEPESAPEVPGFIAASPAMRKLKGELAGLSGSRATVIVTGESGSGKEVVARALHRLSVRAERPYVAFNCAAVPRELFEGQLFGYRRGAYTGAATDHPGVIRTAHGGTLFLDEIGELPLEVQPKLLRFLENGEVFPLGETRPAQVDVRVIAATHRDLGQLVREGRFREDLYYRLQVVPLRVPPLRERREDVVALARHFVNQLTPAGQEPPQLAPDALAALVAHSWPGNVRELRNAIERSLAFGPLPTVLGADRLRIRG